The following proteins come from a genomic window of Iamia sp. SCSIO 61187:
- a CDS encoding glycosyltransferase family 4 protein → MRIGLVCPYSLTIPGGVQAQVLGLGRALRAQGHPTRVLAPCDGPPPDGWVTPLGNSMPTAANGSVAPLAPDLSAQLRLIRAANDEDFDVINVHEPLGPGVCITTLVVKPAPLVGTFHAAGVSGAYKTLGPVVRWLAGRLDLRCAVSADAEDLARTHLRGTYERVYNAIEIPLFAEAEPTPTDGTPTILFLGRHDERKGLEVLLDAVADLPRDIRLWIAGDGPDTARLQRRTSGDPRIEWLGRISDADKASRLRAATVYCAPSLRGESFGVVLLEAMAAGVPIVCSDLPGYRKVVRADADALLFAPGDTAGLARAVTAVLTDRDRAAALVASGRQRAETFSMDALATRYLELYAKVV, encoded by the coding sequence GTGCGGATCGGCCTCGTCTGCCCCTACAGCCTCACCATCCCGGGAGGGGTGCAGGCCCAGGTCCTCGGTCTGGGTCGGGCGCTGCGCGCCCAGGGCCACCCGACCCGCGTCCTGGCCCCGTGCGACGGCCCCCCGCCCGACGGGTGGGTGACGCCGCTGGGCAACAGCATGCCGACCGCGGCCAACGGCTCCGTGGCCCCCCTCGCCCCGGACCTGTCGGCCCAGCTCCGCCTGATCCGGGCGGCCAACGACGAGGACTTCGACGTCATCAACGTCCACGAGCCGCTCGGCCCCGGCGTGTGCATCACCACGCTCGTGGTGAAGCCGGCCCCCCTCGTCGGGACCTTCCACGCCGCCGGCGTCTCCGGCGCCTACAAGACCCTCGGGCCGGTCGTGCGGTGGCTGGCCGGCCGGCTCGACCTGCGCTGCGCCGTGTCCGCCGACGCCGAGGACCTGGCCCGCACCCACCTGCGGGGCACCTACGAGCGGGTCTACAACGCCATCGAGATCCCGCTGTTCGCCGAGGCCGAGCCCACCCCGACCGACGGCACGCCGACGATCCTCTTCCTCGGCCGCCACGACGAGCGCAAGGGCCTCGAGGTTCTGCTCGACGCCGTCGCCGACCTGCCCCGCGACATCCGCCTCTGGATCGCCGGCGACGGTCCCGACACCGCCCGCCTGCAGCGGCGCACCTCGGGCGACCCCCGCATCGAGTGGCTGGGCCGCATCTCCGACGCCGACAAGGCGTCGCGCCTGCGGGCCGCCACCGTCTACTGCGCCCCGTCCCTGCGGGGGGAGTCCTTCGGTGTCGTGCTCCTCGAGGCGATGGCCGCGGGCGTCCCCATCGTGTGCAGCGACCTCCCCGGCTACCGCAAGGTGGTCCGGGCCGACGCCGACGCCCTCCTGTTCGCGCCGGGCGACACCGCCGGGCTGGCCCGGGCCGTGACCGCCGTGCTGACCGACCGCGACCGGGCCGCCGCCCTGGTGGCCTCGGGCCGGCAGCGGGCCGAGACGTTCTCCATGGACGCCCTGGCCACCCGGTACCTCGAGCTCTACGCCAAGGTCGTCTGA
- a CDS encoding HIT domain-containing protein — MSPSAAEAGGGPPPGLARLWAGWRGEYIARISTDDAELRRDAAGLSLFERILAADVPDEEAHVVRRGPTVSVVLNAFPYGSGHLLVLPNRAVADLADLSAAETTELWATVHDAVAAVRAAYEPDGVNVGLNLGTAAGAGVPDHLHVHVLPRWAADANFMTSVAEARVLPEPLAVTHRKVTAAWPAR, encoded by the coding sequence GTGAGCCCCTCCGCGGCCGAGGCCGGTGGCGGCCCACCGCCCGGCCTGGCCCGGCTGTGGGCCGGGTGGCGGGGTGAGTACATCGCCCGGATCTCGACCGACGACGCCGAGCTGCGCCGCGACGCCGCCGGGCTGAGCCTGTTCGAGCGGATCCTCGCCGCCGACGTCCCCGACGAGGAGGCCCACGTCGTGCGGCGGGGCCCCACCGTCTCGGTCGTCCTGAACGCCTTCCCCTACGGGTCCGGCCACCTCCTGGTGCTGCCCAACCGGGCCGTCGCCGACCTGGCCGACCTCTCGGCGGCGGAGACCACCGAGCTGTGGGCGACCGTCCACGACGCCGTCGCCGCCGTGCGCGCCGCCTACGAGCCCGACGGCGTCAACGTCGGCCTCAACCTCGGGACGGCCGCCGGCGCGGGCGTCCCCGACCACCTGCACGTGCACGTCCTGCCCCGCTGGGCGGCCGACGCCAACTTCATGACCTCGGTCGCCGAGGCCCGCGTCCTCCCCGAGCCGCTGGCGGTGACGCACCGCAAGGTGACCGCCGCCTGGCCCGCTCGGTAG
- a CDS encoding M48 family metalloprotease — MDDALELNEARARKLVAVPAATVAIAYAVVGVVVSLVVGYPLTALFFVVTAVGLFITLSINVKQRAPAVALAATGSHPVTEADEPRLHNLVEGLCVGIGLQPPRLRVVEDATANALAVARSVDDADLVVTRGLLDRLSLVELEAVLAHELARIRRGDAFVGVLAGPVLGGGGQVFPATVIAPITRAIVGRGEPIESWSDLAAVEITRYPPGLVAALEKIAEADPSAAPPAEPSVAHLWIHGARPEGPYGEALSRVYEAPPPVGQRIEVLEEL, encoded by the coding sequence ATGGACGACGCCCTCGAGCTGAACGAGGCCCGCGCCCGGAAGCTGGTCGCGGTGCCGGCTGCGACTGTGGCGATCGCGTACGCAGTGGTCGGCGTCGTGGTCTCCCTCGTCGTCGGCTACCCGCTGACCGCCCTCTTCTTCGTCGTCACCGCTGTCGGCCTCTTCATCACCCTCTCGATCAACGTCAAGCAGCGGGCCCCCGCCGTGGCCCTGGCCGCCACCGGCAGCCACCCGGTCACCGAGGCCGACGAGCCCCGGCTCCACAACCTGGTCGAGGGGCTCTGCGTCGGCATCGGCCTGCAGCCGCCCCGGCTGCGGGTGGTCGAGGACGCCACCGCGAACGCCCTGGCCGTGGCCCGGTCGGTCGACGACGCCGACCTGGTCGTCACCCGGGGCCTCCTCGACCGGCTCTCGCTGGTCGAGCTGGAGGCGGTCCTGGCCCACGAGCTGGCCCGCATCCGCCGGGGCGACGCCTTCGTCGGCGTCCTCGCCGGGCCCGTGCTCGGCGGCGGGGGCCAGGTCTTCCCGGCGACCGTCATCGCCCCGATCACCCGGGCGATCGTCGGCCGGGGCGAGCCGATCGAGTCCTGGTCGGACCTGGCCGCGGTCGAGATCACCCGCTACCCGCCGGGCCTGGTCGCGGCGCTGGAGAAGATCGCCGAGGCCGACCCGTCGGCGGCCCCGCCGGCCGAGCCCTCCGTGGCCCACCTGTGGATCCACGGGGCCCGCCCCGAGGGGCCCTACGGCGAGGCCCTCAGCCGGGTCTACGAGGCGCCTCCACCGGTGGGCCAGCGCATCGAGGTGCTCGAGGAGCTGTGA
- a CDS encoding phosphotransferase, with the protein MTTDDLADALGPAVSAAWGEDVAIEGLRRLSGGASRETWAFTAVGSGSGRRDLILQRTRPGGGTGAPPMEVEDALLAAASAAGVPVPATVVAAADAGPALGPARITEAVPGEALGPRLVRAERTEEGRRALAAQMGRALAAIHAIPVDEHPALEHKDVLDGARAGLDLVGEARPAFELALRWLHDHRPPPSAAGDTVVHGDFRVGNLLVEGDELTAVLDWELAHRGDPLEDLGWLCVRAWRFGGAHEVGGLADLDDLLDAYTAARGVAVDPAHVRWWTAAGTLTWGLICAVQARRHLDGHVRSVELATIGRRVCENEYDLLGLIGVDAGPTDPGPPVARPDLHGRPTAVELLDAVRAHLTDEIAPLLEGAPAFSLKVVDRALATVQREVEAAPADDAAHARRLAALGVADEAELAARIRAGEVHQDDVGPAVRQAVVARLRVANPRWLSEADRSPT; encoded by the coding sequence GTGACGACAGACGACCTGGCGGATGCACTGGGCCCGGCGGTCTCCGCCGCGTGGGGCGAGGACGTGGCGATCGAGGGCCTGCGCCGGCTGTCGGGCGGTGCGTCCCGCGAGACGTGGGCGTTCACCGCGGTCGGCTCCGGGTCGGGCCGGCGGGACCTGATCCTGCAGCGCACGCGGCCGGGCGGGGGCACGGGGGCGCCGCCGATGGAGGTCGAGGACGCCCTGCTGGCCGCAGCGTCGGCGGCCGGCGTCCCGGTCCCGGCGACGGTCGTGGCCGCGGCCGACGCCGGACCCGCCCTCGGGCCGGCCCGCATCACCGAGGCCGTCCCGGGCGAGGCCCTCGGCCCCCGCCTGGTGCGGGCCGAGCGCACCGAGGAGGGCCGCCGCGCCCTCGCCGCCCAGATGGGCCGGGCCCTGGCCGCCATCCACGCCATCCCCGTCGACGAGCACCCCGCCCTCGAGCACAAGGACGTCCTCGACGGGGCGCGGGCCGGGCTCGACCTGGTCGGCGAGGCCCGCCCCGCCTTCGAGCTGGCCCTGCGGTGGCTCCACGACCACCGCCCGCCCCCGTCGGCGGCGGGCGACACCGTCGTCCACGGCGACTTCCGGGTCGGCAACCTGCTGGTCGAGGGGGACGAGCTGACCGCCGTGCTCGACTGGGAGCTGGCCCACCGGGGCGACCCCCTCGAGGACCTGGGCTGGCTCTGCGTCCGGGCCTGGCGCTTCGGGGGCGCCCACGAGGTGGGCGGGCTGGCCGACCTCGACGACCTGCTCGACGCCTACACCGCGGCGCGCGGGGTCGCCGTCGACCCCGCCCACGTGCGCTGGTGGACTGCGGCCGGGACCCTGACCTGGGGGCTGATCTGCGCCGTCCAGGCCCGCCGCCACCTCGACGGCCACGTCCGCTCGGTGGAGCTGGCCACCATCGGGCGCCGGGTGTGCGAGAACGAGTACGACCTGCTCGGCCTGATCGGCGTCGACGCCGGGCCCACCGACCCGGGACCGCCCGTCGCCCGCCCCGACCTCCACGGGCGGCCGACGGCGGTCGAGCTGCTCGACGCCGTGCGGGCCCACCTCACCGACGAGATCGCCCCCCTGCTCGAGGGGGCCCCCGCCTTCTCGCTCAAGGTCGTCGACCGGGCCCTCGCCACCGTCCAGCGGGAGGTGGAGGCGGCGCCGGCCGACGACGCCGCCCACGCCCGCCGGCTGGCCGCCCTGGGCGTCGCCGACGAGGCCGAGCTGGCCGCCCGCATCCGGGCCGGGGAGGTCCACCAGGACGACGTCGGCCCCGCCGTCCGCCAGGCCGTCGTCGCCCGCCTCCGGGTCGCCAACCCCCGCTGGCTGTCCGAGGCCGACCGCTCCCCCACCTAG
- the fusA gene encoding elongation factor G, with protein sequence MPSFGPDRIRNVALVGHAGAGKTTLAEALLHLSGAISRRGSVEDGTTVSDHDPAEKARKHSVTLSVLPFEWKGHRITLLDTPGDPDFASDVEAALRVADLAVFVVSAVDGVQVGTEAAWRAAAAHGVPRMVFVSKLDRERASFDATLEALRDRFGAGVAPLELPIGAEGGFRGVADLLSDTAYSYSEGTATTGEIPADMEEQEHRVHDNLVEGIVVADDDLLERYLEGDVPSVEELERTLAAGVDDATVFPVVCGSATAEIAVDRLADFICEIGPSPLDRPPITVTAGDTTVDIAPDPEGPPLAFVFKTVADQFVGHLSMFRVLSGTIRGDDHLVNTRSGADERLHALVRVRGADQEPVTELIAGEIGAVAKLSATLTGDTLAPRGRPVAAAPLEPPEAVHAVAISARTPADEDRLAPALHRLVEEDPGIRVRRDDETHQTLLCGVGEAHVGLALERLEAKFGVGVDVGDVAVAYRETITGEAQAEGRHKKQTGGHGQFAVCTLAVAPVERGAGFGFASTVVGGAISKGYISAVQKGVEETMARGGPLGHPVVDVHVTVTDGKEHAVDSSEMAFRAAARLALLDALAAAGPSLLEPTSRVEVTVPADAQGDVMGDLTARRGRIEGAEAGADGEQVVIARVPTSEMRRYAVELRSLTGGRGRFRVEPAGYEPLPDHLVEQARRQQADADD encoded by the coding sequence ATGCCGTCGTTCGGTCCGGACCGCATCCGCAACGTCGCCCTGGTGGGCCACGCCGGGGCGGGCAAGACGACCCTCGCCGAGGCCCTCCTCCACCTGTCCGGGGCCATCTCCCGGCGGGGGTCGGTCGAGGACGGCACCACGGTCAGCGACCACGACCCGGCCGAGAAGGCCCGGAAGCACTCGGTGACGCTGTCGGTGCTGCCGTTCGAGTGGAAGGGCCACCGCATCACCCTCCTGGACACCCCCGGCGACCCCGACTTCGCCTCCGACGTCGAGGCCGCCCTCCGGGTCGCCGACCTGGCCGTGTTCGTCGTCAGCGCCGTCGACGGCGTGCAGGTCGGCACCGAGGCGGCGTGGCGGGCCGCGGCCGCCCACGGCGTCCCCCGGATGGTCTTCGTCAGCAAGCTCGACCGCGAGCGGGCCTCGTTCGACGCCACCCTGGAGGCCCTGCGGGACCGCTTCGGCGCCGGCGTGGCTCCGCTCGAGCTGCCCATCGGGGCCGAGGGCGGGTTCCGGGGCGTGGCCGACCTGCTGAGCGACACCGCGTACAGCTACTCCGAGGGCACGGCGACGACGGGGGAGATCCCCGCCGACATGGAGGAGCAGGAGCACCGGGTCCACGACAACCTGGTCGAGGGCATCGTCGTGGCCGACGACGACCTGCTCGAGCGCTACCTCGAGGGCGACGTCCCGAGCGTCGAGGAGCTCGAGCGCACCCTCGCCGCCGGGGTCGACGACGCCACCGTCTTCCCGGTCGTCTGCGGGTCCGCCACCGCCGAGATCGCCGTCGATCGCCTGGCCGACTTCATCTGCGAGATCGGGCCCTCGCCCCTCGACCGGCCGCCGATCACCGTCACCGCCGGCGACACCACCGTCGACATCGCCCCCGACCCGGAGGGCCCCCCGCTGGCGTTCGTGTTCAAGACCGTCGCCGACCAGTTCGTCGGCCACCTCTCGATGTTCCGCGTGCTGAGCGGGACGATCCGGGGCGACGATCACCTCGTCAACACCCGGTCGGGCGCCGACGAGCGGCTCCACGCCCTCGTCCGGGTGCGTGGCGCCGACCAGGAGCCGGTCACCGAGCTGATCGCCGGCGAGATCGGCGCCGTGGCCAAGCTGTCGGCCACCCTCACCGGCGACACCCTCGCCCCGCGGGGCCGTCCGGTGGCGGCGGCACCGCTCGAGCCGCCCGAGGCCGTGCACGCCGTGGCCATCTCCGCCCGCACCCCGGCCGACGAGGACCGGCTGGCCCCCGCCCTCCACCGGCTGGTCGAGGAGGATCCCGGCATCCGGGTGCGGCGCGACGACGAGACGCACCAGACGCTCCTGTGCGGGGTGGGCGAGGCCCACGTCGGTCTCGCCCTGGAGCGGCTGGAGGCGAAGTTCGGCGTCGGCGTCGACGTGGGGGACGTCGCCGTCGCCTACCGGGAGACGATCACGGGCGAGGCCCAGGCCGAGGGCCGCCACAAGAAGCAGACCGGCGGCCACGGCCAGTTCGCGGTGTGCACCCTGGCCGTCGCCCCCGTCGAGCGGGGGGCGGGCTTCGGCTTCGCCAGCACCGTCGTCGGCGGGGCCATCTCCAAGGGCTACATCTCGGCCGTGCAGAAGGGCGTCGAGGAGACGATGGCCCGGGGCGGGCCCCTGGGCCACCCGGTCGTCGACGTCCACGTCACCGTCACCGACGGCAAGGAGCACGCCGTCGACTCGTCGGAGATGGCGTTCCGGGCCGCCGCCCGCCTGGCCCTCCTCGACGCCCTCGCCGCCGCCGGGCCGAGCCTCCTCGAGCCGACCAGCCGGGTGGAGGTCACCGTCCCCGCCGACGCCCAGGGCGACGTGATGGGCGACCTCACCGCCCGACGGGGCCGGATCGAGGGGGCCGAGGCGGGCGCCGACGGCGAGCAGGTGGTCATCGCCCGGGTCCCCACCTCCGAGATGCGCCGCTACGCCGTCGAGCTGCGGTCGCTCACCGGGGGACGGGGTCGGTTCCGGGTCGAGCCCGCCGGCTACGAGCCGCTCCCCGACCACCTGGTGGAGCAGGCCCGCCGCCAGCAGGCCGACGCCGACGACTAG
- a CDS encoding CDP-alcohol phosphatidyltransferase family protein, with product MFDGQFRSQAEVQLRPIGTSLKKTGIKADHLTILGVVMAVATGVAIANGALRLGLLLLVLCAVPDVLDGAVAKASGTASPRGAFFDSVSDRVADSFILGGMAWYLSSQPGAGRIAVLPLAVLAASLIISYERAKAEALGYDAKGGVMERAERLIAIGLAVLFQPAMIAILWVMLVLTAVTAGQRFVKVWRQASTTVPTKATTERLRARRQARMSRTAARRQGRTTARERFAVRERSFPARRRDSDS from the coding sequence ATGTTCGACGGCCAGTTCCGCAGCCAGGCCGAGGTCCAGCTGCGCCCCATCGGCACGAGCCTCAAGAAGACCGGGATCAAGGCCGACCACCTCACGATCCTCGGGGTCGTCATGGCCGTCGCCACCGGCGTCGCCATCGCCAACGGCGCCCTCCGCCTCGGGCTCCTCCTGCTCGTGCTGTGCGCCGTGCCCGACGTCCTCGACGGCGCCGTGGCCAAGGCGTCCGGCACCGCGTCGCCCCGCGGCGCCTTCTTCGACTCGGTCAGCGACCGGGTCGCCGACTCGTTCATCCTCGGCGGCATGGCCTGGTACCTGTCGTCGCAGCCGGGCGCCGGCCGCATCGCCGTGCTGCCCCTCGCCGTGCTGGCCGCCTCGCTGATCATCAGCTACGAGCGGGCCAAGGCCGAGGCGCTCGGCTACGACGCCAAGGGCGGGGTCATGGAGCGGGCCGAGCGCCTGATCGCCATCGGGCTCGCCGTGCTCTTCCAGCCGGCGATGATCGCCATCCTCTGGGTGATGCTGGTCCTCACCGCCGTCACCGCCGGCCAGCGGTTCGTGAAGGTGTGGCGCCAGGCCAGCACCACGGTGCCCACCAAGGCCACCACCGAGCGCCTCCGGGCCCGCCGCCAAGCGCGCATGTCGCGCACGGCCGCCCGGCGCCAGGGCCGCACCACCGCCCGCGAGCGGTTCGCGGTCCGGGAGCGCAGCTTCCCGGCCCGCCGGCGCGACTCCGACTCCTGA
- a CDS encoding LemA family protein codes for MATVLIVVVVVLVVGLVVWGIASYNGLVRVKNRVESAWAQIEVQLNRRHDLIPNLVETVKGYATHEQSTLEAVVAARNRAVAAGSPGEQAEAEKAVTGALANVFALSEAYPDLKANQSFLSLQTELSETEDRIAYARQYYNDSVNQYNDKIQSFPGVLIARRVGFGPREYFQAEGDARGPVAVDF; via the coding sequence GTGGCAACCGTGCTCATCGTCGTCGTCGTGGTGCTCGTCGTCGGCCTGGTGGTGTGGGGCATCGCCTCCTACAACGGCCTCGTCCGGGTCAAGAACCGGGTCGAGTCGGCGTGGGCCCAGATCGAGGTGCAGCTCAACCGCCGCCACGACCTGATCCCGAACCTGGTCGAGACGGTGAAGGGCTACGCCACCCACGAGCAGTCGACCCTCGAGGCGGTCGTCGCCGCCCGCAACCGGGCCGTGGCCGCCGGCTCGCCGGGGGAGCAGGCCGAGGCCGAGAAGGCCGTCACCGGCGCCCTGGCCAACGTCTTCGCCCTCAGCGAGGCCTACCCCGACCTCAAGGCGAACCAGAGCTTCTTGTCGCTGCAGACCGAGCTGAGCGAGACCGAGGACCGCATCGCCTACGCCCGGCAGTACTACAACGACTCGGTCAACCAGTACAACGACAAGATCCAGAGCTTCCCGGGCGTGCTGATCGCCCGCCGGGTCGGCTTCGGGCCGCGGGAGTACTTCCAGGCCGAGGGCGACGCCCGCGGCCCCGTGGCGGTCGACTTCTGA
- a CDS encoding phosphatidylinositol mannoside acyltransferase, whose product MRRPDPSYLGYRAGALAARALPGPTTPSVARLIGRIGVRRLPSRRLIIERNLRRALGDVPEARMADLVDQAFGSYVQYWIESFRLPGTSVEDLDRGTVTIGFDHIVEALDAGRGAILALPHLGAWEWAAFWLTAVKGHPVTAVAEVIEPPELAAWFVGLRNEFGIEVVPFGPDAATACMRALKANRVLALPSDRDLSGTGVPVDFFGERTTLPGGPATLAIRTGAPLIPVSCYFDNDRHLGIALPPLDTARRGKLREDVARVTQDLADALEVLIRRAPDQWHLVQPNWPSDHEALAAAGLS is encoded by the coding sequence GTGCGTCGCCCCGACCCGTCCTACCTCGGCTACCGGGCCGGCGCCCTCGCGGCCCGGGCCCTGCCCGGTCCCACCACGCCGTCGGTCGCCCGCCTCATCGGGCGGATCGGCGTGCGCCGCCTCCCCTCGCGGCGGCTGATCATCGAGCGGAACCTCCGTCGGGCCCTCGGCGACGTGCCCGAGGCCCGGATGGCCGACCTCGTCGACCAGGCCTTCGGCTCCTACGTCCAGTACTGGATCGAGTCCTTCCGCCTCCCCGGCACGTCGGTCGAGGACCTCGACCGCGGCACCGTCACCATCGGCTTCGACCACATCGTGGAGGCGCTCGACGCCGGCAGGGGGGCGATCTTGGCCCTGCCCCACCTGGGCGCCTGGGAGTGGGCCGCCTTCTGGCTCACCGCCGTGAAGGGGCACCCGGTCACCGCCGTGGCCGAGGTGATCGAGCCGCCGGAGCTGGCCGCCTGGTTCGTCGGGCTGCGCAACGAGTTCGGCATCGAGGTGGTGCCCTTCGGCCCCGACGCGGCCACCGCGTGCATGCGTGCCCTCAAGGCCAACCGGGTCCTGGCCCTGCCCAGCGACCGGGACCTGTCGGGCACGGGTGTCCCGGTCGACTTCTTCGGCGAGCGGACGACCCTGCCCGGCGGTCCCGCGACGCTGGCGATCCGCACCGGCGCCCCGCTGATCCCGGTGAGCTGCTACTTCGACAACGACCGGCACCTCGGGATCGCCCTCCCCCCGCTCGACACCGCCCGGCGGGGGAAGCTGCGCGAGGACGTGGCCCGGGTGACCCAGGACCTGGCCGACGCCCTCGAGGTGCTGATCCGGCGGGCCCCCGACCAGTGGCACCTGGTCCAGCCCAACTGGCCCTCGGACCACGAGGCCCTCGCCGCCGCCGGTCTCAGCTGA
- the thrS gene encoding threonine--tRNA ligase — protein sequence MSDITISLPDGSSRQVAAGTTVGGVAESIGRRLAKAAVIGVVNGVERDLVWPVEDGDTVEIVTADSPRGLSTIRHSTTHVLAQAVLDLFPGATFAIGPPIEDGFYYDFQLPAGADGKPATFAPEDLPRIEARMREIMAESQPFVRVDIDNDRAREVFADHPFKLEIIDGEAEDPTSVTETGIARTYENPPHQPKERPPFRGYPGFIDLCRGPHVPDTKTHLGHFQLTRIAGAYWRGDDSKPQLQRIYGTAWASKADLAAHLERLEQAALRDHRKLGVELDLFSFPDEIGSGLAVFHPKGGIIRRIMEDYSRRRHEAAGYEFVYSPHIAKADLFKISGHLQWYADGMFPPMHFADEGGAEGVDYYAKPMNCPFHSLIFRSGLKSYRDLPLRLFEFGSVYRYEKSGVIHGLTRVRGMTQDDSHIYCTKEQMADELKSLLDFVLGLLRDYGLDDFALELSTKGDSDKFVGADEDWEEATEMLRAAAEASGLELVPDPGGAAFYGPKISVQVRDAIGRSWQMSTIQVDFQTPGLFGLEYVGSDGARHTPVMIHRALFGSIERFFGVLLEHYAGAFPTWLAPVQVRVLPVRDDHMAYADRVADRLRAEGFRADVADASEKLGNRIRKGKGEKLPYILVVGDDDVAAGTVGVNPRGGEVERGVSVDDFEQRLRVEVLAQTGGR from the coding sequence ATGTCCGACATCACGATCTCGCTGCCCGACGGTTCCTCGCGCCAGGTGGCCGCGGGGACCACCGTCGGCGGCGTGGCCGAGTCGATCGGGCGACGGCTGGCCAAGGCGGCGGTCATCGGCGTCGTCAACGGGGTCGAGCGCGACCTGGTGTGGCCGGTCGAGGACGGCGACACGGTCGAGATCGTCACGGCCGACAGCCCGCGGGGCCTCTCCACGATCCGCCACTCCACGACGCACGTCCTGGCCCAGGCCGTGCTCGACCTGTTCCCGGGGGCCACCTTCGCCATCGGCCCGCCGATCGAGGACGGCTTCTACTACGACTTCCAGCTGCCGGCCGGGGCCGACGGCAAGCCGGCCACCTTCGCGCCCGAGGACCTCCCCCGCATCGAGGCCCGGATGCGCGAGATCATGGCCGAGTCCCAGCCCTTCGTCCGCGTCGACATCGACAACGACCGGGCCCGGGAGGTCTTCGCCGACCACCCGTTCAAGCTGGAGATCATCGACGGCGAGGCCGAGGACCCCACGTCGGTCACGGAGACCGGCATCGCCCGCACCTACGAGAACCCGCCCCACCAGCCCAAGGAGCGGCCGCCGTTCCGGGGCTACCCGGGGTTCATCGACCTGTGCCGGGGCCCGCACGTCCCCGACACCAAGACCCACCTCGGCCACTTCCAGCTCACGCGGATCGCCGGCGCCTACTGGCGGGGCGACGACTCGAAGCCCCAGCTCCAGCGCATCTACGGGACGGCGTGGGCGTCGAAGGCCGACCTGGCCGCCCACCTCGAGCGCCTCGAGCAGGCCGCCCTGCGCGACCACCGCAAGCTCGGCGTCGAGCTCGACCTGTTCAGCTTCCCCGACGAGATCGGGTCCGGCCTCGCTGTCTTCCACCCCAAGGGCGGGATCATCCGGCGGATCATGGAGGACTACTCGCGGCGCCGCCACGAGGCCGCGGGCTACGAGTTCGTCTACTCGCCGCACATCGCCAAGGCCGACCTGTTCAAGATCTCCGGCCACCTCCAGTGGTACGCCGACGGCATGTTCCCGCCCATGCACTTCGCCGACGAGGGCGGGGCCGAGGGCGTCGACTACTACGCCAAGCCCATGAACTGCCCGTTCCACTCCCTGATCTTCCGATCGGGGCTGAAGAGCTACCGCGACCTCCCGCTGCGGCTCTTCGAGTTCGGCAGCGTCTACCGGTACGAGAAGTCCGGCGTGATCCACGGGCTGACGCGGGTGCGGGGCATGACCCAGGACGACAGCCACATCTACTGCACCAAGGAGCAGATGGCCGACGAGCTCAAGAGCCTCCTCGACTTCGTGCTCGGCCTGCTGCGGGACTACGGGCTCGACGACTTCGCCCTGGAGCTCTCGACCAAGGGCGACAGCGACAAGTTCGTCGGCGCCGACGAGGACTGGGAGGAGGCCACCGAGATGCTCCGGGCCGCGGCCGAGGCCTCCGGCCTCGAGCTGGTCCCCGACCCGGGCGGTGCCGCCTTCTACGGCCCCAAGATCTCCGTCCAGGTGCGCGACGCCATCGGCCGCAGCTGGCAGATGTCGACGATCCAGGTCGACTTCCAGACGCCGGGCCTGTTCGGTCTGGAGTACGTCGGCTCCGACGGCGCCCGCCACACGCCGGTGATGATCCACCGGGCCCTGTTCGGATCGATCGAGCGGTTCTTCGGCGTCCTGCTCGAGCACTACGCCGGCGCCTTCCCCACCTGGCTCGCCCCCGTGCAGGTCCGGGTGCTGCCCGTGCGCGACGACCACATGGCCTACGCCGACCGCGTCGCCGACCGCCTGCGGGCCGAGGGCTTCCGGGCCGACGTGGCCGACGCCTCCGAGAAGCTGGGCAACCGCATCCGCAAGGGCAAGGGCGAGAAGCTGCCCTACATCCTCGTCGTGGGCGACGACGACGTGGCCGCCGGGACCGTGGGGGTCAACCCCCGGGGCGGCGAGGTCGAGCGGGGCGTGTCCGTCGACGACTTCGAGCAGCGCCTGCGGGTCGAGGTCCTGGCCCAGACCGGCGGACGGTGA